ACCAGGAAGAGGGACATCATGAGGCagagtggcagagagagagtgagtgagtgagtgagtgagtgagtgagtgagtgagtgagtgagtgagtgagtgagtgagtgagtgagtgagtgagtgagtgtgtgtgtgtgtgtgtgtgtgtgtgtgtgtgtgtgtgtgtgtgtgtgtgtgtgtgtgtgtgtgtctggggcCTGTTTGACAAGCTGCTGAAAAGCAGGAACACACCTGAGTTCTTATAGTGCGACTAAAAATACAGCCGGTGACGTCGGAGTCAACCCTTGAATGGGGCGTGTTCCTGTACACCGGGTGGCTGAAATGTGACAAAggttgcagacacacacacacatatatacacatacacacgcacaacCCTAACTTAATGATGTACAAATGGCAGCAATGTGAGCAACTTGAATCCGTGAAATAGTACATGTTTAGCATGTTCTACTTGTGTCTACATCCATTCATTCACTCTGGCCATCCTGGTTCCAactttgtcctcctcctccattcaCTCCACTCTCTTGGGTCCaaccctccttcctcccctcccaaCCAGTATCACCTTCCTCCAGCTCCATTCATACTTtgcctctcctcctcaggatctttctctttttcctaattcctctctctctctctcactgtgcaGGCTGCAGCAGCCCTTATAAGGCAGTGCAAGCAGCTTGCTTCTGATTGGGGGGCTGCGCCGAGGGTGCGGTGGGGTGGCTTTTACTGCAATCATCAAATCTGAGTGCACATTGGATAATGCATGAGAACATagcactcacagacacacaaagactctAGTGCAGTGGATTCAGCTCTTGTTTGCACTGCGACAGCCTTCCAGTGGCTCTACATTTTTACATTCCTCCACTTTCATGAAGTAATCATTCGCAGGCCAGGAACAAGCctgtccaaaatgtcctcataaACCACATGTGGAAAACATTAGTAGGGGGAGTCgggggagaggagcaggagagaggaaaaagagggaggagaatCTGGGTCAAACTTGATCTGAGCCACATTTGAAATGGAGGAGGAAGTGTGTCTGACCAGTAAGGAACCAGTTTGAGGGGAGTGGAAAGTGCAGCTAGCCAATGAGGCGACGGTGTGGGAGAAAGGCGGGTGGGCTCACGGAAGTGTGTCAGTTACATAATGAAGCCCCTCCCTGCTCGTAGACGGGGCGGGCTGTGAGGCCGACTGTCTTTAACACATGGGGACGAGGctaaaaaatatgaaatcaagtaaatataaaaagcagAGATGTAGTAAAGCTATTCGATGTAATTATGATATTCTTGTGACAATCTCTGAGTTTGTGAGGGGAAGTTGGGGGAAACCCAGAGTCTCCAAACATCACACACCACAGCAGCCACAGATTCACATCCTGATTCCTACACAAATTAAAGAGGAAGCAAGATTTGTTAACTTTCTGTCGCACTTGCCttaattcacaaaaaaagggGGGGCATGAGTACTGTTTCCTTCAGATACTGTTAACATATTGTGAAAGTTGATCTAAATCCGCAGCTGTTGCCGTTTACGCTGCAGAAGAAGAATATTCAGAAAAGGATCAGACCCAAAGACATGTGGGGCTTGTCTAACTTTCTTGTATCTTTGGGTGTGTGTATGAGAATGTAATGATATGCAGCTGTGCAGGGACACTGCAGGGCCGCCACTGTGAACCTCTGGCTCCACCTACAGGTTTTATGACAGAGTAGCAGGAGGAAGGATGAACAACTAaagcattttacatttaaacagccTAAGAGGTTTTTATGATTATAAGGGCTGTCTTGAACAAAGAAATTCTTAGTCAACTAACACTCATTCAATTTTGGTGACTAATAGATTAGTTGATTCAATTAAGTTTCTctacaaagaatcacacaaaagcgcCAAACTAAATCTTGACCCGTTTATCAGAGATGCGTTCATAAAGttcttggaaataagtaattctgcatgaattatttttttttttaaccaactaAAGAAGTCCACTGATTTCAAAACCACAAGGATTAGTTGAATAACTGACGGAGTATATTTAAGGTTAGGGTCAGGCCCTGTTTCTTTTCTAGCAATGACTGAAATGACAATGTACAACTTATACAGGGATGTTATCGGGACATCTCACAATCTAGTTGTTCGAAGAGAAGCCACAGCAGAGAAATTGGTTTTAGGAAATAGATGGCTATTGTGTTGCCACAGGAACTTGTGCAAAGTCAGCAGAGGCCAAATGACACTGCTACCAGAGCATCCTGTAAATGTATCATAAAACACTAACAAGCTTAAAGGGGAACACAAAGAGTGTGTTTTTTAGGTCTTTGGAAGTACTCAAGGCTACGCTAGCCCCAACGAGCTTCACACAATCAAATCTGTGTCCGTCAACGGTCGAGTTGCATCGTGGGTTTCATAGCACTAGGTTTTTACGAGGAAGAAGAATGCTTGTAAATTAAAAAGACGTTATCTCTGGTTATATGTTAATAGAAACAAGGAATGGCAACCATATGTCCTGACTTAGATAAAGTGGCACCAAgtactttattcttttttttaaattaagcttttctttttatcagcAAATCCCAATATCTCCAAATGTGGCATTTTCAAACTACTTATTTTGGCCAAACAGCCTCAGATCACATTAGTTGACATCTACTCGGGGACTGGTGCCATGGTGCCAAGAGTTGTATTATGTCGGTGGTGttgatctctctctcccccattcTGGCAATGTAGTGttagtgtgcgtgtgtgttgagTCAGAAAGAGTTTATGGTGTGAGACCcaagaacagaaacaaaaagagacaaacacacaccgagAGAAGGAATGGagggctgtgtttgtgtggtgtgaGACAGaatatgagtgtttgtgtgtctctttgccaaataatgaaaaataatgaaaaataatgactgGAATCCATGTGACAGCCTTGGCAGACACAAAGCAACGCCTCCCCCCTGCATTCctcagacagagggaggaggcctcagagataaacagagagggagaccgAGGTGGCGACCTCACCAGATGGAACCGTTTCATCATCTGCAGAAAAACTGTTCATCAATCTTTTTTTGATCTTGACAGACTTGATCGCCGTCTCGTGTCCAGGCTGCACGGAGATGATTTATGCTGAAGTGGATGCTGCACACAGAGCTTTCAGGTCTCTCACTGTCACGATGGACTGAATTATTCATGATGCTGAATTCAAATCCAGGTTCAAGCTCCCTTTTGTACAGTATAATTTAATCCTGACACACAGCCATATACGATGCATTTATTGAGCATGAGCCAGAGTGTTAACCTACATATTCCTCTACAGTTATGGtctgcagaggaagagcagTAGAAATACAACAGCCTGGGCTCCCCAGAAcctcaaaatgttaaataaactaaataaatacagagtGGGACTGACCTTGCGGCATCGAGGGTTGGGACAGCTAAACAGAGACCTGTCTTTGTCCAACAAGGCCGGGAAATTGCAAAACGGGCACCTGAAGAGGCCAGAAAGGAAGGAGGGTTTAGGAGTGAAATGTATGAAACAGCTGTAAGTAGGACACGAAAAACAGATACAAAAATCCCACTGTGAGGAAACAAACGGACATTATTTCAGGTCTTCTATGAGTGTACACATCATCTTTAGGGCGAGAAATAACATGCCTCCATACTGactagattttaaaaaatgcatttaaagccAGAGACAAAAATTTAAAACTAACTATTAATGTGACTCTAATTCAAATTCTGCAACTGTGTGAACCAAACTTCACTACATGGAACCAGCGAATGAAGCTGGGCAAGCAGCTGGAATATTAATGTCCTGGTCCAAGTACAAATGAGACTGAAGTGTTTACTGCCTCTCCTAAAGGATTAGGGCTGAAACTTACTACTATTTACATCatcaattaatctgctgattattttctttacttgttGATTCGAGGTTTAATCTATGAAATGTtggaaaatattgaaaaatgccCATCATACTCCCAGAACCCACAACACGGACataaaaaataagcaaaagaaaagcagcacagCTTCAAAGTCCTCACTCAGTGGGGGAACTTTGACCATTTTGATGGTAAATTGATTTATtctaattgattatcaaaatagttgccaaatAAATTTTGGTGGACTAATCTTTGATTGACTGATTGTATTCTGTTCTATAAAGGATGTAAACAtcatggaacaaaaaaaaatatgaaacaatgcaaacatttacaaagtGTAATCCAGCTAAACCACATAGACAATTCTGTTACAAGACaaacgtcacacacacacacacacacacacacacacacacacacacacacacacacacacacacacacacacacacacacacacacgcacacacacacttaccgcACAAGTTCATCAGCACAGGTGGCAGCGACGGCCTCCTCCGCCTGCCTCTCATAGTATTTACACAGTATGTTCTCTGGGAGGACCTTCTCCAGCTCACATACCGGGTAGGAGCACGGGCAGCCCCCCTCCATGCAGCTCAGCTCCGACTGCAACATGAACGCAcacaaagtaattaaaaacGTACAATAAACCCCACtcacaaaaaatgacaaacaccaTTCATTATAATGCAACCCACTACAACAATGTTACAAACTGGTTTCATAAAGATGAACCAGCACCAGAGAGGATTTATTacaaagctgtttttattgcattagatcatacataatatatactgtacctaataaactgagAACTCTGTATGCATTTAGTGCtctgtgctgtttttctgtcactttaACATAAACAAAATCACCACTTGTGCTGCTTTCCAAccaatataagataagataagataagataatcctttattagtcccgcagtggggaaatttacatattttactttatgaCTACAGTGATCACATTCATTTTACTGTCACATCCATTTGTATACCAATTCTCCAGCTCAGGAAGACATCAGGTTTATAGGAATAAGGCATTTATAGTTGCCTGGCAACATTAACATGTCCtattcaaatgtgaaaaaacaccCACCTTTCCGGAGCCAAATACTGCCTCCTGAGCGTATTTGACCAGGCACTCTTTGCAGAACAGGTGTCCGTCTGAACACTGCGTCATCTTCTCAAACGCAAACTCCCCGAAGCAGCAGCCACACTCAATCAGCTGGCCGTCCTAAAGAAAAGATTTAGACACAGAGTTATTTTATGGAGCTCTGAGGTTTTCAACACTTTTCAACATATTTCAGGGATCTTCTTTTTAGAGTTCACTGGTTGATAGATTTAATTCATGGATTATCAAAAACAGAAAGCTAAAATCCAAGATGTTAGAATACACGTTAGTAGACGTTTCAAATGCCTCGTGGTACTAGAATGAACCTACAAAACAACTAGTCTACAATATTTTCTACAAGTAAAATGCTTTCAGATGTTTGCCTTTGAGGGAAATActtgaggatttattttttatattattattttttttaaaaccggTCTCGTACTGTCTGTGTAAACagaataataacaatgaaaCCGTCTTAAATATACATTCAGCAGCAACCATGTGACCTAGACAATATTATCCTAAACAAGCTCACCAAAATCCTATGAAAGTATGGCCTTTAATAATCATACAGTTCAAGCCATTGTCGAGGTTACATCAGTTTAGCGGAGGTATCAGTGCTTCCTACCTTCTTGTATTCGTCCTCATTGACCTGCAGAGCCAAGAGGAAGTCCTCATgctggggagagagaaaggagaacgGTAAACTGGGAGATGTCACATGTACTTTTTCTTAGCTCCTAGAAAAGAGTTTGTTACAACTGGAAGCAGCAAAGTCTTGGTAAGAGGCCAAGTTTGtgatatttatctttttgtaCAAGCAGTAGATTAATTTAAAGGCTGTAAAATGTTCACTTGGCGGTGATAATGGATAATGGAAGTCATAATATTATATTCTCTGATGCCAGAAATGTTGCATTATGCTAACTGAGCAGCACAAGATAGAATTTGGTGTCTGTTTACATTAGTTGTTATTATTTGAGTCATTTAATGAGTCATTTTATATTCCCCTTCATTTACAGGTCCTCAGCTCATACCTAGCTTTAAAAAACGGCAGAAGGAGTCATTACcatataaatcaaatattttaccTTGGATGATATTACTCAGATGGAAAAAATATGCCAAAAGCAGAATACCCTTAACTCAATGTTAGAGAGCATAAAATCGGAATTTACCACTGTATACAACAGGTTCCATATTATAAAGTTAAAAATGATGAAGTTGGATAAAGTCTGAAGGGATGAATGTAACATTGGgtggcaggtgtgtgtgtgtgtgtgtgtgtgtgtgtgtgtgtgtgtgtgtgtgtgtgtgtgtgtgtgtgtgtgtgtgtgtgtgtgtgtgtgtgtgtgtgtgtgtgtgtacctctgcCCATTCCTTGGCCTTCTGCTGATAGAATGAAAGCTCCTTCTGCACAGAGGCTTCCAGACTGCTGTACGTTCTGCAGTAGCGACGGTCATTCTCCAAGAAATACATCCTCTTCTCAAACTTCACTGAACCTGCAGAACAACAATAACTTAGTGAGTGAGACCCCGCCGGGCACAGCAAAAACATCAGCAcattaaaacagctttttattaGAACACTGATGGAACCTCGGAGATTTGAGTCCTCTCGTGGTGCACCTGAAGATCTGTAGTCAAGCTCCGTTACTGAGGCTCTTGCGAATGAATGAATAGCAGCAAGGCTTTATTAATAAAAGGGCGGCTTGTTTCAAATGAGTGCGTATAGGAGCTGAAACCAATGCACACAAGGTACATACACGCAGTGATCAAAAGTGATAAAGTTTGTTCACCGTGCTCAAAATGGAAGTCGACGTAGCAGCGCTCAGACGAGGCTCTGCTCCGTCGTCTCTTTCCTGAGGGGTCGCCTGAATCTTGCCACTTCTTCAGAGCTTCACATAAGGCCTGGGAGTTAAAGACACATATAAGAGACACGTTCGTAAAAGACAGcaagaaagtaaagaaaaggtAGGATCCTAATTGCATTCCTACGAATTACTATGGGACTACAGGTACCTTGCGTGTGATTGCATAGTGTCCCTTCAGAGCATTGAGGGCCCATTTGATGTCCTGACAACTGAGCATCCGGAAATCTGCCATGAGCAAGTCTGCAGCCTGCATCACAGCCTCTGGTCCCACCGTGCCCAGTTTGTTATAGTCAAACAGGTCTTCGGTCACCTGGAAAAAAGACCCAAAACAGAAGCATGAACACAGTGACAAGACACTCAGAAATCTCATTCAAAGGGGTTTATGGAGCGCTcaacaaaacaaccaaagaaAGATACATTGTGTAACTTTTTTTATAGTTGTATGGTGGCGGCAGGAGAGACTAAGCAGAATCTGATTCTGCTGTTTTGGGTGAAAAATTCAGAGAGCCTCAGGTAAGATTATTTCTGGCTCTATGctttcatatgtgtgtgtgtgtgtctgtgtgtatactTCTCTGCAAAGTTTGCGTATGAAAATAATTAAGgataaagtaatgtttttttcagtatattCACTTTCTTCCCCCCATGTGTACATAGTCATAATTAAGTGACGCCAAGAAAAATGATCGTAAAAACAACTTATCTGCTAAACTAGATTGACGTTATAATGAGGAAGGAATTATTCTTCCTAGCTTTTCCAGTTGGTCAGTTATGCATACTTTGCAAAATTGTTATTATAGTGGTGAGGATGTTAAACGCTGACTAGCATTGACCCACACCACTACAACCCACATTAGATAAACTTAAGTTAGGTtaggtttttaaaaatctgccttttactaaataaaaatgatcacacTCATCAGTAATGTctttaacatgttttcattctcttgtggttttaacacacacacacacacacacacacacacacacacacacacacacacacacacacacacacacacacacacacacacacacacacacacacacacacacacacacacacacacacacacacacacacacacacacacacacacacacacacacacacacacacacctctgtctcGGTGTCTGAACACTCCAGTAGGATGCTGGTGGGAGCCGCTGTGGCTGCTGCAGTACCTCCCCTTGGATACTCGGGGTTCTCCAACAGCAGGTTACAGATACTGGAAACAACAGAGGGGAGCTGCGTGTGAACAAGCTTGCACCGACATACACACAGTTACAGGTGTGATGGTCCTTCAATACCTGTCAACCTACACAGAACGGATTAAAAGTGTACAGCTTTGGGACTGTGTCCGATTGCATATGTGCCACTGAAGAGTACACCTAAATAATTGTTCTGTattctgagagaaaaaaacaatactaatatatataataatatatcatattatagtTTGATTGTCAAAATGCCTCCATTAGAAAAAAGCATTATTGAGTATTTAAAATCAGGGTAATGCTTTATTAATAAACTACATCTGAATAAATCACGGTATAAAAAATAGTCAACTCCACAAGTTCAAAGGATACGGCAGCAAATCTAAAAAACCTTATCAGGTATTCCTTTTCCTCAGCAGTTGCATCACTTATCTTTACTTTATAAGAAGTACTGGGGGAAAAAGGCAGATGCTTCTTACACATTCAAGTCTTGCACATTATTCTTTTGGATCAGTTCTGCTACATAGGCTTCGTCGACATCTGGGAATAGATCCAACTGTAGAGGGAACACAAAGAGTTGAACAGGAGGAATGTAGTTGAGACGGAGGAGGTGAGAACCATAGTGACACcacaattcaaataatttaatttgatattaACCAACGGATGAtctaaagagacagaaagtagACATGCAGACCATACCAatgctttgacattttatgtGATACTCACAACACCAGTGATGAGGGCTCTAACGTGGGGCTGCTGCTCTGCCCTCCCTTGTGGTGCAGAAGGACCGGGCCTTGCGTCTTCTATTCGGGGAATGTCCTCTAGTGCAGGAGGGACCGCCACCAGACCAGGGCCGGGATTGACTCTTTCTGGGTTTGGAGCTGGAGCCAGAAAACGACGAGCCTCTCCACCGTTGTGGGGGACTGAAGCTGAGGCAGCCGGAGGAACAGGAAGGTTAGCGTGCACGTTAGGCACCCTGATGTGGAGGGAGCGGGCTGGTGGGACCACGCCAGAGGCACCGGCCTGTGGCGGAGGGTTGGGTACGGCTTCCCCAGGCGCTTGGCTCCCCAGGATGATCCGGTGACCTGCCTCGGGAGGTCCAAGTCTCTCCGGCGCTGCAGCTATTAGCACTGCAGGGGGGGCCACTTGTATCACCTGAGGGGGTTGATGGGCCTGGACTGGAGGCTGGGCAGGGGCCTGGGCCAGGAACTGTGGTTGAATCTGAATGAGATTGCCCTGCATTATATTGAATGACACCTGCTGCAGTGGGTTGTGGGGCCTGAGCTGCAGCAGGGGTTGGGTTACGAGAGCAGAGGCTTGGATGCTTGGCTGCTGGGGAAGAACGACTAGTTTCACCTCCTTCACCTGGGTGAGGCGCGGCTGCAGGATTGTGGTCCCACTGGACTGGGGCTGTGCAGATGTACCGGGCTGAGGCTGCGTCCGCGTGTGAGACTGTGACTGTGCAGATGAAGAGCTGGCCTGAGGATTGTCTTGTGACTGAGTGCTTGCACCAGCCGTGCTTTGAGTCTTGGTAGAAGAACTCGATGCAGTCGCACAAGAATAGTGTGTGGCACTTTTAGAGGTACTCGGCTGGGGCTCCGCCTTTATGAGTTCTGAAGGGCCAGCTTGTGGCTGTATGAGCCCAGATGTTCCGGGCTGAGGCTGAAAAAGTACAGGTATAGGTGCTCTGGATGTGTTGGCATTTGCGGAGGTAGATGGGGTTTGGATAGAAACTGCATGGAGTTCCACTTTCATTTGCGCTGACGTACCGGCCTGTTGCTGTGAGTTTGTGTAAAGTTTTGGCTGAGACAGTGTGTGCGATGAAGAGCTGGGttgtggctgtgtgtgtccAGATGTGCTAGACTGCACTGGAGTCTGTGTCCGTATGGCTGGCCTAACTGCGGCGGAGGAGTTGGCCTTGGCATCTCTGGAGGTAGGGGGGGCAGAACCAGGGTCCACCGTGGAAACCCCAGAAGTTGCGCTACTATGACCTACAAGTTGAATCAGGTTGTGCGAGGCCCCACTCCATTTTGCTGCTGGGCGAATCACATGTCTGCGTGCAGGAGTTAGCGGCTGCAGGAAAACACAGGAGGCAAGTTGAAAGATGAGTGCTGTGCAATTTCTGATAATAGTATAACAGAACACATTGAACTATCAGTCACCTCCAATATGCTGATGTCGTCATCATCTGCATCGTCCGGGACTAAAACAGGGCTGCCAGGTATCAGAGTCACAGGCTCCTCGTCTGAGTCATCAGAAATGGTGATGAGCTCCCTCTTACGGGAGCGGGAGCCTGTAACACAATGTAAAGTTAATATTACaattttttattatgtgtgtggctatttatgtctttatgtcaAAGTGTGTTAAatagaaggagaaaaaaacagaacaattttCATTATATCATTGTTATGTTggttcaaaaaaacattattgtttacACTGTTTACGTTTATCTTAGTATGTTAATCTCTGTGGGGGAAACGTGTCCTCTGCATATGACCCGTCCAAActactggggggggggggggggggggccgcTTCAGTTCTTTGGCCAGTGTCAAGAAACATGGAAGGAGATTTTGAGGAGTATAGCTTgtattttatgaattatttactGTGAACTTGTTTTGCTaacattttagtaaaacatCCAGCTATAATGGTGTGCAGAGTTAAAATAGACTGGAGACGGGGCAGCGTAAATTATTCAATCAAAGTTATTTCATCAATTTTTCCAATATAAATTGTTGTCCACTGGAGCCTTTGAAACTCTTAGCAACTCCTCTAGGTTGAAAAATAAGtacaaacaaaaagtgaatgTGTAGAAACATAATCTTGATCCTTCCtgtcaaaagttaaaatatatgaatttagTAATTATAGCTCAACCAATACAGGATGTTtgagagtaaaaacaaaaataataataatgatatgtTGGCCTGtatcaattttctttttacaacccaaaatagaattaaatatttttataaggCTCccttaaattgttattttttgtgtgcaagATTTACAACCAAGAAATGTACTGGGcaggacattttacagttgaaaaataaagCTGTCGCtactctctggtggacaaactataGACTTCTCTGCACTTTAATATCCTTTTACTTATCGGCTGTCGATACTGCTATATCTGCAATGAACTGATTTTGGACTAGAGGCCAACCGATAAATCGGCCAGGCTGatatattattcattcataattaTCTGCTATTTCTGAGGTGATATTTCACGTTAAATGCAAGTGCCAATGTCTTTTgggataagataaaataagataaaataatcctctattagtcccgcagcggggacatttgcaggattacagcagcagagaggatagtgcaaacataagtaaaaaaacacgaTCATAACAAGTATTACAAATAAGAAATAACACAgcaagaataataaataagtaaaaaaaactttatattaatattataaaaacagacagaataattttAGTATTGCACATatgtttatattgcacagattgaTATAGTTGGTTAAAGATTTATAAATGCTTAAATGGTGATTTTGCCCATGGACTTTCATTTTACATGTACAATTTGAACTTTGCAATACAAAGCGGGACAGTTAACCAtgctttgaaataaagtttagattttttttatattaatccTGTAATTCACCTGATGTGTTGATATATTCTGTTCATAAAAAATCAAAGTAGGAAAAGCAGTATTATACTGTAGCTTTTACAGACGAGTTGCATCTCCCATCGACTAGAATTAAAATTTGAACTTCTTTGAAGCCGAAGCCTGAACAAATCTGTCATTGGATGCATGATACATT
This genomic window from Anoplopoma fimbria isolate UVic2021 breed Golden Eagle Sablefish chromosome 11, Afim_UVic_2022, whole genome shotgun sequence contains:
- the rnf216 gene encoding LOW QUALITY PROTEIN: E3 ubiquitin-protein ligase RNF216 (The sequence of the model RefSeq protein was modified relative to this genomic sequence to represent the inferred CDS: inserted 2 bases in 1 codon); amino-acid sequence: MADGGSDDDVIHLASFNVHRSQGSRSRKRELITISDDSDEEPVTLIPGSPVLVPDDADDDDISILEPLTPARRHVIRPAAKWSGASHNLIQLVGHSSATSGVSTVDPGSAPPTSRDAKANSSAAVRPAIRTQTPVQSSTSGHTQPQPSSSSHTLSQPKLYTNSQQQAGTSAQMKVELHAVSIQTPSTSANANTSRAPIPVLFQPQPGTSGLIQPQAGPSELIKAEPQPSTSKSATHYSCATASSSSTKTQSTAGASTQSQDNPQASSSSAQSQSHTRTQPQPGTSAQPQSSGTTILQPRLTQVKEVKLVVLPQQPSIQASALVTQPLLQLRPHNPLQQVSFNIMQGNLIQIQPQFLAQAPAQPPVQAHQPPQVIQVAPPAVLIAAAPERLGPPEAGHRIILGSQAPGEAVPNPPPQAGASGVVPPARSLHIRVPNVHANLPVPPAASASVPHNGGEARRFLAPAPNPERVNPGPGLVAVPPALEDIPRIEDARPGPSAPQGRAEQQPHVRALITGVLDLFPDVDEAYVAELIQKNNVQDLNVICNLLLENPEYPRGGTAAATAAPTSILLECSDTETEVTEDLFDYNKLGTVGPEAVMQAADLLMADFRMLSCQDIKWALNALKGHYAITRKALCEALKKWQDSGDPSGKRRRSRASSERCYVDFHFEHGSVKFEKRMYFLENDRRYCRTYSSLEASVQKELSFYQQKAKEWAEHEDFLLALQVNEDEYKKDGQLIECGCCFGEFAFEKMTQCSDGHLFCKECLVKYAQEAVFGSGKSELSCMEGGCPCSYPVCELEKVLPENILCKYYERQAEEAVAATCADELVRCPFCNFPALLDKDRSLFSCPNPRCRKESCRKCHVQWKQHVGKTCEQVLERDEIRMRVLFEERMTAARVRKCVKCGTGLVKSEGCNRMSCRCGSFMCYLCREPITGYNHFCQHARSPGAPCRHCRKCSLWTDPTQDDERIIQDIQKEGEAELNKKSADNSGKRVGPPPEPITEAKRPRVGPPHENPQNPNPVAPPHPQAVQAPLFVPPRARYPPPPPQAGIYHQVMIRRLPPAPYVPPLQHLPPXNNNNNNNNHHHHNPPVNPPHHNMDMMDLPMHYGPPHRYYRRF